The region aatttgaaaacagaCTCCAACCGGAAGATATAGAGCTATCAGAAGCCATGGCGACCTCGGCTGCAGCGCTTTCGTATCATATGGGTAGATATGACATTGCATTCGAAGTCTTTGACGACTTGCAAGTTATACTCGGACTAGGGTTTGGAAAATCCATCGTAgcagagaagaaaaaatggaCCCGGCCGTGTTTTAAGGTAGGTCGGGTTCATGAAATTTGTTGGTCCCTAAAACGTTCAATTTTTTGCGTGCAGTCGACGTGGGACTCGTGCACTATCAATATTGCGGTTTAGAACATGTGCTCCGGTTTTCTCACGGTTTTACTCTCACGACTTCGTCAATGTCAGTCAACAAATATTATGAGTATCATTTCTAACTTTTCATTTATTCagttcttttcgttttttcttcgttttcttttctctgtatttatttttcagcGGTTGCCCTCTGAATCCTTGCATTGATCTCATAGTTTCGATATTCAGTATACCACTCTCAGGCCAACAGCACAGGCGTTGGCCAACAGGCGAAGAGATTTAACGTGTTTCGTTATggtcatttgaaaagtttACAACTTCGCTCCCAAGACTCTTTTCGCTCGCTCGCTTAGGGGTGGGACAGGAAATGGTCCCGTTCCGTCCCTAAATAAGGGAAAAGAGCCATATGAACGAGGTTGAAAAGTCTAATGAAGAAAACCAATCGCGCTGCATGTGTCACAGCCGACAAAACAAAGCCATGCGATAGGGCAAATGTCATTACTTTGGTTTTTCCAGTTCGAAGGGTGGGTAGTGGCAAAAGTAGTGACGTTTTTCTAACCATGAACCGATACAACGTGAGAATTATTCGTCAATTTGAGCACTATATTTCGGCTAGCCGAACCAGGCTTTTTAAGGTAGATTCAGAATAATTGTACCTTCAAGTTCGTTGTACCTGAATAAGGTTGGCTGGGCCAGCCCAGAAATATAGTTGtcaaatttacatttttgtcaACGCTTGCTTAAAGAATCTCCGATTTTTAAACGAGCTCAGTTTTTTCTCTGTTCGCCATCTCGACGGTGTTTTATCCTCGACAGTTTATGAGCACTAACACTTGTATCTCTTCTTCATTGTTCTTTGATCAGGTGATGACCGTCGTCATTCAACTTGTTTTCGGGTTTCCGATATTATTGCTTCCCATGATTCCGTACCTGGGTGGAAGCGAGGACTGGAACCGAATAGCCGTGATTTCATTTTTGGCAATCTTCTTTTTGCTCCTGTTGATTGCGGTGATGCCGACGGGAGCGGAAAATCCCGGATTTTGGGAAACATTTGTCAGGTAAGGTATGATTAGGAAGGTTAGTATTCCTTGAAAGGGGGAGGGTTGGGTACAGGCCTCTGGGGACAGGACTGAAACAGCTTTTGGAGTTCCCTTTGTTGACTTTCTTCATCAACTgcagcaaaaaaagaacatcAAATTGGGTTATGAGGACCGATAAAGCGCTTTCGTTTTCCTTCACTTTGTTGAGTCAGAGAAGTCCAGTTGTTCCCAATGACCATTGGATGGAACTATTGAAGGCTCTTTCACTTTACTTACAGGGTTAAAATcgaattgaaatgaaaataatcttAACTACTAAGAGATGATCTAGAGAAAACATATTTTCGACAGAAAATAAAATCCATTATCTTCTTTATTCTAGTTTACATGTATtgtacttcttttttttaggtggTGTATCGTACATGTCTTTCAAGTAAGATTCATTAGAGAACATTTGGGAGTTGTCAATGTTGGCCCCACTCCTCCTCCAATCCTGTATTTGAGTGATGGCGGACACACTGAAAATCTCGGCATTTTACCTCTGTTGAAAAGGAAATTAGAGAAAATTGTTGTTATCAATGCTGGCGTTGTAAATGGACGTTTAGGACTCGCTCACTCTCTTTTCCATGCGTTGAACCAAGCGCGAAATAAACTTCACTGCTCGTTTACGGCACTGGACGGAGGAGACATAACTAGCAACATTAGGGCAATGATCGTCGATGTACCGTCGGGCAAGCATCCGAGGAGTTTTCGATTCAAAGTTCAATATTCCGATTTTAAAGACGATGGCGGTCCGGAAGAAATGGTCGGAGAGGGAGAAATTTTATACCTTCTCCCGCGCCACCCTCAACTCGGTCTTTCAGAACAGAGCAGTAACTGGCACGACCTAGCAGATGACGTCAATATTGATATCGAGGCTGATTTATGGGGGCTTGGTCCCAATGTAGAATCTAAAGAAGTAGACAGTTTAACTTGTGGCTGTTGTGAATGCTGTCACGTTTACGCGCTTCATCATTTATCTGGGTCGTGTTGTGGTGTGTTTCCCAATCATATCACTGCAAATCAGTTCTTCACACCCGCCATGTTCAGTGCCTATCATCGGGAAGGATACCATGCCTGCATGGAAGGCCTAGCTGCTGAGTTCCTTGGGTTCTCTATGAACgaataatttcactttcaaAGTGTAAGTTTAATAATGAGACTGAAATACTAATGCAAAGCGGCGTTGACTTCAATCGTTATATTACAGGTCTTAGGCGTCCCGCTGAGACTGTTAAACATGTGCTGCAGTGGTGTTCTGCACGTACCAGCTCCATTCTTTGTTGGTAATAATatcatttgtttcttgattCAACTTCCTGATCTCACCCAAATAATGATGAAACTAAATAATGGAATGCGTTGTCTACATTTTACTATAATAACCAAGACGCAtaatgagaaaagaaaaagagattgttgaaaaaagaaatggaaggACGAATATTTTATGGCAACTATTTCTGCAAATGTATTCGTGTTCTCTTAAATCATTGTTTACTTTTACAGCAAGTGCTATCTTTTTCTGCGAATAAGAATGAAGCGTATCTCGGTTTGACGTAAATCTACTTGTCTacttaattgttttaaaagtttttttttttttttcagaaatcatttttttttgtcttctttatatgTGCTGCTAATGTCATGGAAATCATTTTCCCCCCAAGCCAACCTGACGAATTAAACATaaacaatttcaaatcaatttaCAAGTTTGTTTTGGAAGCCTTTGTTCATGATGCAACATGCTCGCGTGTCCCATTGTTAACCAAACAGCTATGTGTGAAAAAAGGTGGAGGCTATAATTGgtcttggaatttttttttgtgagacAAGCATTTGGCGTCACTGTTTGCGGTGAGTTTCTTGAAATAGGAATTAAAACtctataaaattatttgtaaaaCCTCAGTTCAGAGTAAAACGCCATTTTATCTGGGAACCATTCTAGTTTTTTCGTAATATTCTACTAGGGCATTTACGTGATTTGAAATCTGGCACTTCGCGTTAGAAAAACCTTTTTCATGGGCAGGTCATTGgggaaaaagggaaaatagtTAAGGTTGCAACTTTTGTGAAGGGTTCTTCCTCGTAGCGTTTTGAATCCTGTCACACAGACTATTGTGAAATACGGTAAATCACAACGGGAAAGGGAAGCAATGTGGACTCAGACTTTCCGATCACATTTCTCTTTGCGGTATTTCAAATGTTCAGAATTTTGCTTTACCATGACTTCATATCCTTTCGCATTTCTTAATACAaatttgttatgaaaatttcCTCGCTATTTTAATGACTTTTAACAGAAACTTGCAAAATTTACCGTAATCACCCTCGCCTAACAAGGGAAATGCAGGTTTTGAAGTAAAAGGGCATGAACGTTTGAGATCTCCATGTATCAAAAAACGATGTATGCAAGTCACTTTTTATAACCACTGGGCCGAGGTTTTAAACTTGCCAATTTCAACTGAATTATTAAAACAGTAGCCGATGGGATGGTTGTAACATGAAACCTTTTAACTAGCTCTTTTCTCTGGCGAAACCAGCTCCAGTTTGGATTATAAAATGAAACGTGATTCTAATCTTTCAATTTTCCAAACTGTCAAACTGCAGGTAGTAAAATAAAGACTGAAACAGGTGGAGACACTGACACTCTCCAAAAATATTACAGAGAAACTCGACATTCTTTGGCCATTAGATATTTGTTTCCGGGAGACGCCACAGGTTAAGGATCATTTTTATCTTAATTCTTCTTGACACAAATTCACAGGTTGTAATTTCTCAATGGTAAATCTAATTACACTTTTCCACCCAGTTTTATCACGGACGACTTGTTCATTCATCATATCTCATACTTTTCTGTTGCCTTttttaataagtttttttttttacgaattAACTATTATTACTGGGCACCAGTCAATACCGGCGGTTACTCGCTAAAGAAGTTATGATAATAAAGATCATCATTATTCCCTTCCTATGATTTCTTTAGCTCGAAGTCCGCTGGATAAGAAACTGTCAAATCGCATTTTTCTAGTTGTACTTTACGGCAAAATGACTAGTCTTTGACATGAAAGTTCAATTATTGACGTTCAACATGACTTTCTTTTCCAGAACATTGATATTCTctaaaacgaaaaataaagaGGAAATCATCATAAGAATGACTAAAACAGGTGTAGCCTTTTCTGGCGGCGGTGTTCGGTCAGCGGCACTCTGCTCCGGTGTACTGCGTAGGCTGTTACACAAAGAGATCGTTCCAGACTACCTGAGTTGCGTGTCCGGGGGTGGTTACACAGGTACTGCCTACCTGGACTGGAAATATCGTAACGAGCAAAAAGATGACCCAGTGTGGCACAAAGAATTCTTCAGCAACATGCGCAACAGGAGCGGGGTTTTATGTGACTGGCAAAATCCCCTTCAAGGCGTTTTTGATACTCTCGTACTTCTGACACTGAATATCTCTGTGGTTGTTATTCTTCCGTGTTTCAATTATTTTGGCCTTGCTTTTCCGGCTGCTTACATCATCGATTATTTCTTTGGTGATTTGTTACGAGCGTCGTTTACCTGCCCAAATGCAGAGACGCATAACTTTACGTCGTCTGCAATCTCTGAAAGTTCAGAAGTGTCTGAAATTTTTAACATGACAGAAAGCGTCGAGTGTGTCCCAAAATTTGGGCCAGATTTGTACTTAACGTTCATAACCTTTGCACTCTTGTTCATAttgtttcttctctttttcgtCGTGAAGAGCTTGGCTGGTCCTTCTTTGAAGCCTTCGGCTaacattcttttcaatctgTCAGGgtttatttttgcaatgaCATTCTTCCCTTGGTTTATAGAAGAGTTTGTAGCTGTCACTCCATTATGGCTCAACGCCTTGATCCTTTTCCTCAGTATTTTCTTATGGCTTGGAATCCCGCCTCTGAGAGAAAAGGTTTCattgataattattgtctATCTGTACGCTTATGTTGTAAAGTGGAGGGTTTATAAAACAGCCGTGTTGTATGTGGTTTACACTGAAAGGAGATTCGCCTTGTTTATGTGGATTTCCGGAATTCTGATATGGATGTGTCCGTTCTTTGGAGAGTTGCAAAGGAATGCCATCCATATATTCAACAGGTAATCGTAGTCTTTAAACGCGCACACTATTTCATGCGAGGGCACAaaggacaaaacaaaagctgtCGTTCGTcgttgcataataataatgtaaagtTAAGCAGATTAACAGCATGAATTGGCCAATTATATGTTTACTTAGTTTTAGAATTACCCACTTCATTCGTTACCGCATCGtccatttcattcatatttAATCTGTCCTGTCAACAAGCTATGAATGCAATTATTATCAACATCATCGTGATCTTGCCATccccaacctcgttcccaggacttCTCCGTGGGCTTCTGGTCCCGGAGCTAAGGGAGtggtcctgggaacgaggttgttgCTCTCCCGGCGCTTAGGGTCAAATACAACTTGCCGTTGGCAGGAGACAATGAATAGGGGCATACAACTCTCATCCTAGGCCTATGTCACGGAATTCTTACAGACCGATCTATTCCCagaataccttttcttttgtcaaagaaAGGCAATTCCGGTCTAGTCACGCAGTGaggtcaattagtttcttgtgattggtcaaggtactcccacgggagtctcatttcAGGGAAATTCTGTTTAAAAATAAGTCGGTCTATTCAAGGGCCGTGActggaatatagtggagttgcatgctcctgctcattGACCACTGGTGTTGGTTATTACCCCTTTCGTTTATTATTTGTGTGCTTTGTTCCTTTAAGGTGGCGCCTTctgagagcattttattcgCCAGAGAGCACTGAGGCAATTGGTTGTTCTGGTATCACTTTGCACGATATGTTTCCTTTTTACTCGTGGTTGGAGCCAGCACGCAAACGTTTGAATCAAAACCTGACCTTGGACGACATTGGTGGTATTGCGCCGGAATACATCTGCAACGTCACCGTACACCAATGGCGACAGACGGAGTCGAGGTGTGTATGTGGTCGCGAAATGTCCGACGTTTTCGCTTGATTAACCTAACTAAAAGTAACTAACTATAGGATGCCGTGGATATTCCAAGCTTGTCTCCAGGTTTCTCTCTGTCTTGACCCTGACAACGTGGTACCGTTCGACGATATTAACGCAAATCTTGGCCTTTGATATCAGTAAAACATGTCATCGGCTGAATTAGAAATCGGGGTGTTTCGTCCCCTGCATAGAAGAAAATTTCGATTtaacgaaagaaaaacacaaaactttAACATGAGTAGATTGGTTGCTTGTGCTTGTATTACtttgtcattttccattgtcagCCAAAAGGAAACCTCTCTAAGAAACGGAGTTTTTGCACATATTGTGATTGATGAATATAACATATTCCTTCGCAATCCAGATGTAAGAGAACAGAGTACAACGGAAATTAACTTTGACCTCAGGCCGTTTTGAAGAGCTTCCATGGACGACGTGGTCGTCACTGACACAGCTGGTGCCATGTTTTTGTTCTAGGTTATCAGTTACCTTTTAAATCTTTTGTAACATTAGGGCATGTTGTAATGACAGTTGCTTGGCAACAGATGAGGGAGCAAGGAGTTCCAGATACGAATCTAACCTATCTTTGAGTTACAGGAACTCCTTGTGAGCTTAGCGAGGTTGTTGTACACATAGTGGGCTCTACTATGcgattttcattcaacttaGTATAgatcttttaatttcttctttcaaacaGGGAGCCTTCATTTACACTTTTCACATTGTCATCCTCTTCGCTCGAACGAATCGACAACATAACGAGTAAAAACCAATTTGAAAATCGTCTCCATCCAAGCGACATCAAGCTCTCACAAGCCATGGCCACGTCAGCTGCCGTGGTTTCCTTTCATATGGGAGAATATGAGACTAGCATCGATTCACTGCAAAGCTTGCAGATAATGTTGGGACTTGGCATGGGGAATTCAATAACTGTTGAGCCAAAGATATGTTCTGGATTCTCAACAACGGTACACGCCTTCTTCGTAATTCTAAAATTCGGAAATTGTATTTCTTCAGGAGTCCATGAATTAGAGTGCTTCATTGAGTCAGGATGAAATCGCAGACCGAGCCATATATTCAAGTTCACACAGGAAACTTACTGACCAATCCGAAGGTCTGCATTGTTGATTAATTCCCTAAAGGTCGCCAAGAGCAAATAACGTGAATGGGACCTGAAACTTTCTGCACGAAAGGTGACTAAAATAGCTCGTGGCAAGGCTGAGTGTTGGCGTTAACACCCCTAGTTATGGGCTCCTCATTTTTAACGATCTCATTGGCTATTTTACATGTTGCCGAGTTTTGAATCGGTTTTAAGTAATTGCCATTTGTTTCTGCTTTAGGTTACTTCTGCTCTCATTCATCTGTTTTTGGTGATTCCCATTGTTGCTTTTCCCATTATCCCATTGCTGGGAGGAAGCGAAGTCTGGGAGACGAGAGCTGTGATATTCTTCCTGGTACTTTCTGGAGTGCTGTTGTTCATCGCTGTGTTGCCTACAGGGAGGGAAAACCCCGGATGTTGGCAAAAGTTTGTAAGGTATACTCTGCATTTTGACTTTTGagcaaaatcaacaaacaaacacgtTGGCCAAAAAGCATCCTTCCTGGCGGTCAAGGACTGAATTACGAAGAGCGCAGGTCAACGATATTGGACCGAAATTACCGTGGCCCACGACCATGCAAACATGGGGCTATTTTGCGATATACTCTCAGTATCCAGtattgaaatattctttttgttttcgcatCCACTTGGCTGCTGCTGCCAGCCGGCAGGTGCTCTAGAGATGGGGTGTTCCCGGAAAAGAGCACTTGAGAAATATCCACCTGTACTTGTCACTCATGTGCAATACACAATTGCCATGGTCCTTTGGTACGGTTAGCGCTAATGGAAAATGATATCATTCCAATGGTTCTATTGGTGCACAACAACTTGGCTTTTAGACTTagaccataataattatttatattccTCATTCTATAAGCCAACCAACATCGGAATACCAACGGAGTCTATTTGTGAGTACTGGACAACCCTCATActtttggtgtaaaaacaCTTATATAATGAAATAACCACGTAGTCTGCCATTTCTACTTGCAGGTGGTGCATCGTTCACATTTACCATGTTAGATTCATCCGGGAAGTCTTTGAAGTTGTCAATCACGGTCCCACTCCCCCTCCAATTCTCCACTTGAGTGACGGTGGCCATGTTGAGAATCTCGGCTTATTGCCTCTTTTGAAAAGGCGACTCAAGAAAATTGTAGTCGTCAATGGAGGTATGGCGAATGAAGGAGACTCAGCAAGAGACCTCATCAAAGCTTTgcaaaaaggaagagaaattctgcgttgttcattcagtggaATAAGCGGACGAGACGTTCACGAAGATATCCGAGTGAATCTTATCAACAGACCGCCGGGAAAGCAACCGAGAAGTTATCGATTCAAAGTAGAGTACTATAACCTCACGGAGCAATATGAAGATGTGAAAGTTGGAGAAGGAGAAATACTCTATATTCTTCCACGCCACCCTAAACAAGGCCTTCCCGGTGAGGGTAAGAAATGGGATGAGCTCATTGACAAAAATATTGATATCGAGGCTGACCTATGGGGAAGTGGGCCCGACTTGGATGCTTATGAAACAGATCGTTTGACGTGGTGCTGTTGTGAATGTTGCCATTGTCATCTGCTACATTCTTTATCAGAACTTTGGTGTGGCGTGTTCCCAAATCACATGactttcaatcaatttttcactCCCACAATGTTCAGTGCGTACCATCGAGAAGGCTACCACGCCTGCTTGGAAGCCCGCGCCACTGACTTTCTTGCAGAGACTGGGTAGAGCTTCGATTAAACTCATTCTGGAGCCCAAAACCGGGACGTAACTCCTAAAATACCGAACATTTGATAAGTTATATGCCAATTTGTCTCATATCCGAAATGCTTTGTAGTGTTGTTTAGTCGCATTTTTCGCGAAACGTTCAGTCACGAGTTTAAAAAAGACCAAAAGCAAGGTGTCTTCACGTAACACCAACACAGGAATGTGACTGTCACCGTGCGCTTGCGCACGACCAAATGATATGATACGGGCCAATGTTAGGAAACCATCTGGCTGGGTAGCCTATGGgagaatctttgctgacgtcattgtttacatttttggtCATTAGCATAcaacttacctaatagaagcagtggcaaGATAGTTTGGTTTAGCTGGGATTAATCGattggtgaaatttattgaaaataccaGACTGCCGGCCatttagtattttgaaaaccttgaccGGCAGTCGAGCTGAAAAAATTT is a window of Acropora palmata chromosome 4, jaAcrPala1.3, whole genome shotgun sequence DNA encoding:
- the LOC141878456 gene encoding uncharacterized protein LOC141878456; the protein is MTKTGVAFSGGGVRSAALCSGVLRRLLHKEIVPDYLSCVSGGGYTGTAYLDWKYRNEQKDDPVWHKEFFSNMRNRSGVLCDWQNPLQGVFDTLVLLTLNISVVVILPCFNYFGLAFPAAYIIDYFFGDLLRASFTCPNAETHNFTSSAISESSEVSEIFNMTESVECVPKFGPDLYLTFITFALLFILFLLFFVVKSLAGPSLKPSANILFNLSGFIFAMTFFPWFIEEFVAVTPLWLNALILFLSIFLWLGIPPLREKVSLIIIVYLYAYVVKWRVYKTAVLYVVYTERRFALFMWISGILIWMCPFFGELQRNAIHIFNRWRLLRAFYSPESTEAIGCSGITLHDMFPFYSWLEPARKRLNQNLTLDDIGGIAPEYICNVTVHQWRQTESREPSFTLFTLSSSSLERIDNITSKNQFENRLHPSDIKLSQAMATSAAVVSFHMGEYETSIDSLQSLQIMLGLGMGNSITVEPKICSGFSTTVTSALIHLFLVIPIVAFPIIPLLGGSEVWETRAVIFFLVLSGVLLFIAVLPTGRENPGCWQKFVRWCIVHIYHVRFIREVFEVVNHGPTPPPILHLSDGGHVENLGLLPLLKRRLKKIVVVNGGMANEGDSARDLIKALQKGREILRCSFSGISGRDVHEDIRVNLINRPPGKQPRSYRFKVEYYNLTEQYEDVKVGEGEILYILPRHPKQGLPGEGKKWDELIDKNIDIEADLWGSGPDLDAYETDRLTWCCCECCHCHLLHSLSELWCGVFPNHMTFNQFFTPTMFSAYHREGYHACLEARATDFLAETG